The Caulifigura coniformis genome includes a region encoding these proteins:
- the fabD gene encoding ACP S-malonyltransferase, with protein sequence MSRIGFLFPGQGAQHVGMGKTIAARFPAAARLYEQANEILGYDLKKLCFEGPSEELDETVISQPAIFVTSLACLEQLRAESPDIALACEMTAGLSLGEYTSLVFSGAMSFEDGLRLVQKRGQAMQDAADATPSGMVSILLLSLEQVQGIRDAASAEGTLEIANYLCPGNLVLSGENAACLKAAELAQAQGGRPIPLAVAGAFHTNIMKPADQRLAEAIADVPMQTPDIPVVSNVDARTHTDPAELKQLLVNQVVSPVRWEDSIRFMLDAGIDEFYEIGPGRVLTGLLKRISRKTPCTVVNDSAAAGG encoded by the coding sequence ATGAGTCGAATCGGATTCCTGTTTCCCGGCCAGGGGGCTCAGCACGTCGGCATGGGGAAAACCATTGCCGCCAGGTTCCCGGCGGCCGCCCGACTGTACGAGCAGGCGAACGAAATTCTGGGCTACGATCTCAAGAAGCTCTGCTTCGAAGGACCGTCGGAAGAGCTGGATGAAACAGTCATCAGCCAGCCGGCCATCTTCGTCACCAGCCTGGCCTGCCTGGAACAGCTCCGGGCCGAGTCGCCCGATATCGCTCTCGCCTGTGAGATGACCGCCGGCCTGAGCCTCGGTGAATACACGTCTCTCGTGTTTTCGGGCGCCATGTCGTTCGAAGATGGATTGAGACTCGTTCAGAAGCGCGGTCAGGCGATGCAGGACGCCGCGGACGCGACGCCGTCCGGAATGGTCAGCATCCTTCTCCTGTCGCTCGAGCAGGTGCAGGGGATCCGCGACGCGGCTTCGGCCGAGGGAACCCTCGAAATCGCGAACTACCTGTGCCCGGGAAACCTGGTGCTGTCTGGCGAGAACGCTGCCTGTTTGAAGGCGGCCGAACTCGCCCAGGCCCAGGGAGGGCGGCCGATTCCGCTCGCCGTGGCCGGCGCGTTCCATACGAATATCATGAAGCCGGCCGACCAGCGCCTGGCCGAAGCCATCGCCGATGTGCCGATGCAGACGCCGGACATTCCCGTCGTCTCGAACGTCGACGCCCGGACGCACACCGATCCGGCCGAATTGAAGCAGTTGCTCGTGAACCAGGTCGTCTCGCCGGTCCGCTGGGAGGACTCGATCCGCTTCATGCTCGATGCGGGGATCGACGAGTTTTACGAGATCGGACCTGGCCGGGTTCTGACCGGTCTGCTCAAGCGGATCAGCCGGAAAACGCCGTGCACGGTGGTCAACGATTCGGCCGCGGCCGGCGGCTGA
- a CDS encoding ABC transporter permease subunit — translation MGWRSFFRLPETPLLIKELSELANRRRTYIFRFVYATLLFAAGLVILFSRGGQRGDMMPNVGRELFLQLVFIQQVAILLLVPSMAASALTQEKERETLALLLLTTISPYEIVLQKFLSRVVTALSYVMLSFPLLAVAYAYGGVPMVMLGATCAILVVTVIYHAAFSIMCSSYFRTTVEALIAVYVLQAPISLIAHGYVPSLVVDANGGPAVQSIPAMISFVCVSLFLSLIYLVMATEVLHRRAFVPPRNVLLQLFQALDRIFNEWNTVTGGVVLIRDGDPLPVDRPVAWRETAKKSLGTFRYLVRVLVVIEVPILFVSQLVNIDMIRGHHAMTVLYYTLWVASAAMLALHAGNVIAAERSRQTLDVLLATPLSGEELVLQKLAGVRRLLMVLLIPFVTIILFENWFRDYGWLFDENGFELWYLAESLLVVLALGKFAMWLVFWIGLKTRSTLSAVFLSLGALAAICLVPQFLSMAAPTFTSGRATRIVTAILAMNPATLVQLVEAIPTDDFRARHGLTPELFPWMFGAAIVGYFVLGVAIRKICLRNADRLLGRSWGEGVDDSAEVASAGLDADALRRLEHPGQLAAGVAGG, via the coding sequence ATGGGCTGGCGTTCGTTTTTCAGGCTTCCCGAGACTCCGCTGCTGATCAAGGAACTGTCGGAGCTGGCCAACCGGCGCCGGACCTACATTTTTCGCTTCGTCTACGCGACGCTCCTGTTCGCGGCGGGACTGGTGATTCTCTTCAGCCGCGGAGGCCAGCGGGGGGACATGATGCCCAACGTCGGCCGCGAACTGTTCCTCCAGCTCGTCTTCATCCAGCAGGTCGCGATCCTGCTGCTCGTGCCCTCGATGGCCGCCAGCGCCCTCACCCAGGAGAAAGAGCGCGAAACGCTGGCGCTCCTGCTGCTGACGACGATCTCGCCGTACGAAATCGTCCTGCAGAAATTCCTGAGTCGCGTCGTGACGGCGCTGTCGTACGTGATGCTCTCGTTCCCTTTGCTGGCCGTGGCGTACGCGTACGGTGGCGTTCCCATGGTCATGCTGGGGGCGACCTGCGCCATCCTGGTCGTCACTGTGATTTACCACGCGGCGTTTTCGATCATGTGCTCGTCCTATTTTCGCACGACGGTCGAAGCGCTGATCGCGGTGTACGTCCTGCAGGCTCCGATTTCGCTCATCGCCCACGGTTACGTCCCTTCGCTGGTTGTCGACGCGAACGGCGGGCCGGCCGTGCAGTCGATTCCGGCGATGATTTCGTTTGTCTGCGTCTCGCTCTTTCTGAGCCTGATCTACCTCGTGATGGCCACCGAAGTTCTGCATCGCCGGGCCTTCGTTCCCCCCAGGAACGTGCTGCTCCAGCTATTCCAGGCGCTCGACAGGATCTTCAACGAATGGAACACAGTCACAGGTGGAGTCGTCCTGATTCGCGACGGTGACCCGCTTCCCGTCGATCGTCCGGTGGCGTGGCGGGAGACGGCCAAGAAGAGCCTCGGAACATTCCGCTATCTCGTGCGAGTGCTGGTCGTCATCGAAGTCCCGATCCTGTTCGTGTCCCAACTGGTCAACATCGACATGATCCGCGGGCACCATGCCATGACGGTGCTGTACTACACCCTGTGGGTCGCGTCCGCGGCGATGCTGGCGTTGCACGCGGGGAACGTCATCGCGGCCGAGCGCTCACGGCAGACTCTCGACGTCCTGCTTGCGACGCCGCTCTCGGGTGAGGAACTGGTTCTGCAGAAGCTGGCCGGCGTCCGCCGGCTTCTCATGGTCCTCCTGATCCCGTTTGTCACGATCATTCTCTTCGAGAACTGGTTTCGCGATTACGGCTGGCTCTTCGATGAGAACGGTTTCGAGCTGTGGTATCTCGCCGAATCGCTCCTCGTCGTCCTGGCGCTCGGAAAATTTGCGATGTGGCTCGTGTTCTGGATTGGCCTGAAGACGAGGTCGACTCTCTCCGCCGTGTTCCTGTCGCTGGGCGCCCTCGCGGCGATCTGCCTCGTCCCGCAATTCCTGTCGATGGCGGCGCCAACCTTCACCTCCGGCCGCGCGACGAGAATTGTGACGGCCATTCTCGCGATGAACCCGGCGACGCTCGTTCAGCTCGTCGAGGCGATTCCGACAGATGACTTCCGCGCCCGGCATGGGCTGACTCCGGAATTGTTCCCGTGGATGTTCGGTGCGGCGATCGTCGGATACTTCGTCTTGGGCGTCGCGATCCGGAAGATCTGCCTCAGAAACGCCGACCGGCTGCTGGGCCGATCCTGGGGAGAGGGAGTCGACGACTCGGCCGAAGTCGCGTCGGCCGGGCTCGACGCGGACGCCCTGCGCAGGCTGGAGCACCCGGGGCAACTGGCGGCCGGGGTTGCTGGAGGTTAG
- a CDS encoding tetratricopeptide repeat protein yields MRRREKFGFQLAFVAMAICLCAPASDAAEPHLKFLSGLKERGYFNTALEYLQTLENDPATPADVRTVVPYERAQILIHGGGGAVSLEEQRAQLDLAETNLDRFIKAAPTHPYVARANADRADLLKRRAQVDVWDADASSQPAQQRELQTRARTFLTQAQAIIGAAVTQHEKAFKEFPTFIPESEKERRAARDEAADRYMLAQLDAAEIAYWHARTFPAGSDERKKALTAARAAFETVAQKYTQGVAGVYAHLWEGKCFEELGEAGKALGIYKQVLDHEDNQSVMLSLKDTALHFRLVCLNTDQRKDYGVVIDEAEGWLRQNPGRASTPSGIGIQWELCRALESLGNERTRSETQRRADLSQAMERARTVSRLGGEHKAQAARMVQRLTVALDRKGAVPRDFEGAYAAGSAIVEEAGKSGDAYRTAVANGDTKASAEIMRTLRASGDEAAKMFTLALSLRTPRTEPEKSATARLQLAYARFLQGRYLDCAVIADHQMRTYAGESQDVAREAGFLAMSALDAALASGPRGAAFESDWMRSIGEHMIAKWPESDRSHEAKMLLGRSAWNQQQFLEAAKWWTAVPPAASQFATAQISAGQAYWKRYVEASQMPAAERPSSEELNGWKSQAVKALERGVAQRQSSLSSSAATPDDLVLGKLVLAQIRNLDGQYNGPGGRDGAIELLTKAPHSVIAAVTVEEGEARPADGSKAKSAKVASFAYQQLLRSYVGIRDLKAARDVMQKLELVAGSDNPQALTAIYVEFGRELQREFNQLRAIGQSERATKTREAFEDFLNDLAARSEGQSLTSLLWIAETYAGLADDARNSSENSQTYVQKSAEIYSRILSRADEPGFLPSPTYKVAIRLNLAVNQRRQKDFTAAEQTLNGLLTENASAPDIQAEAATLYQEWGISEGAEGQTKVLIALSGRRAPPEVWGWSKLIQRLQREPPARRTEALNRLLIDARANHAAAAIAMAGLVAAPQDKKHHLDVARHAVFSFIRSTPEVSAEDYDRFNRLYASILKDSQQPVTPLPRDPAKLVQPATSSPVAATASSAETARQTPATALVPPVKSGSALLVPLIIGVGLAAAGGMVFYWYKQQSEKRRRRLERRRSAGTSKSPA; encoded by the coding sequence ATGAGGCGTCGCGAGAAGTTCGGTTTCCAGTTGGCATTCGTCGCGATGGCGATCTGTCTGTGCGCCCCGGCATCCGACGCGGCCGAGCCGCATCTCAAGTTCCTCTCCGGCCTTAAGGAACGCGGCTATTTCAACACCGCGCTCGAATACCTGCAGACACTCGAGAATGACCCTGCGACGCCGGCAGATGTCCGGACCGTCGTTCCTTACGAGCGGGCACAGATCCTGATCCACGGCGGAGGCGGGGCCGTCTCGCTCGAGGAGCAGCGTGCCCAACTCGACCTGGCGGAGACGAACCTCGATCGCTTCATCAAAGCGGCCCCGACGCATCCGTACGTGGCTCGCGCGAACGCCGATCGGGCGGATCTTCTGAAGCGGAGAGCCCAGGTCGACGTGTGGGATGCCGATGCGTCGAGCCAGCCCGCCCAGCAGCGTGAATTGCAGACCCGCGCCCGCACTTTTCTGACGCAGGCGCAGGCCATCATCGGGGCGGCGGTGACGCAGCATGAAAAGGCGTTCAAGGAGTTTCCGACGTTCATTCCGGAGTCCGAGAAGGAACGCCGCGCGGCCCGCGACGAAGCGGCCGATCGCTACATGCTCGCGCAGCTCGACGCGGCCGAGATCGCGTACTGGCACGCAAGAACCTTTCCGGCGGGAAGCGACGAACGGAAGAAGGCGTTGACGGCGGCTCGCGCCGCTTTCGAGACCGTCGCCCAGAAATACACGCAGGGCGTCGCGGGTGTGTACGCACACCTGTGGGAGGGAAAATGCTTTGAAGAACTCGGCGAGGCCGGGAAGGCCCTGGGGATCTACAAGCAGGTCCTCGATCACGAAGACAATCAGTCGGTGATGTTGAGCCTGAAGGACACGGCCCTGCATTTTCGCCTGGTCTGCCTGAACACCGATCAGCGGAAGGATTACGGCGTCGTGATCGACGAAGCCGAGGGATGGCTGCGTCAGAATCCCGGTCGCGCGTCCACCCCTTCTGGGATCGGCATCCAGTGGGAGCTCTGCCGGGCGCTCGAATCGCTCGGCAACGAGCGGACCCGCAGCGAAACCCAGCGCCGGGCGGACCTCAGCCAGGCGATGGAGCGGGCGCGAACGGTCAGCCGCCTCGGCGGCGAGCACAAGGCGCAGGCGGCCCGCATGGTCCAGCGGTTGACGGTCGCTCTTGATCGCAAGGGGGCCGTTCCTCGTGATTTCGAAGGCGCCTATGCCGCTGGATCGGCGATTGTCGAAGAAGCCGGAAAATCGGGGGACGCCTACCGCACGGCCGTCGCCAACGGTGACACCAAGGCCTCGGCCGAAATCATGCGCACCCTTCGCGCCTCGGGCGACGAGGCGGCGAAGATGTTCACTCTGGCCCTCTCACTGCGCACGCCGCGGACCGAGCCGGAGAAATCGGCGACAGCCCGCCTGCAGCTGGCCTATGCCCGCTTCCTGCAGGGACGGTATCTCGACTGTGCCGTCATTGCCGATCACCAGATGCGAACCTACGCCGGTGAATCCCAGGACGTGGCCCGCGAAGCGGGCTTCCTCGCGATGTCGGCCCTCGATGCCGCGCTTGCTTCCGGCCCGCGCGGAGCGGCGTTCGAATCCGACTGGATGCGGTCCATCGGGGAGCACATGATTGCCAAATGGCCCGAGTCGGATCGCTCTCACGAAGCCAAAATGCTTCTGGGGCGTTCGGCGTGGAACCAGCAACAGTTCCTCGAAGCGGCGAAATGGTGGACCGCAGTTCCGCCGGCGGCCTCGCAGTTTGCCACGGCCCAGATCAGCGCGGGCCAGGCGTACTGGAAACGCTACGTCGAGGCGTCGCAGATGCCCGCGGCGGAGCGTCCGTCCAGCGAAGAATTGAACGGGTGGAAATCGCAGGCGGTCAAGGCGCTGGAGCGAGGTGTCGCGCAGCGGCAGTCGAGTCTTTCGAGTTCCGCTGCCACGCCCGACGATCTCGTGCTCGGAAAACTCGTTCTCGCCCAGATCCGGAACCTGGATGGCCAGTACAACGGCCCCGGAGGACGTGATGGTGCGATTGAACTGCTGACGAAAGCTCCGCATTCGGTGATCGCCGCGGTGACTGTCGAAGAAGGAGAGGCCCGGCCGGCAGACGGCTCGAAAGCGAAAAGCGCGAAGGTCGCGAGTTTCGCCTATCAGCAGTTGCTGCGGAGCTATGTGGGAATTCGCGATCTGAAGGCCGCACGCGATGTGATGCAGAAGCTGGAACTGGTGGCCGGATCCGACAATCCCCAGGCGCTGACGGCGATCTACGTTGAATTCGGTCGTGAGCTGCAGCGGGAATTCAATCAGCTCCGCGCGATCGGCCAGTCCGAGCGCGCAACCAAGACCCGCGAAGCCTTTGAGGACTTCCTGAACGACCTTGCGGCCCGTTCCGAGGGGCAGTCGCTGACGTCGCTGCTCTGGATTGCGGAGACGTATGCGGGCCTTGCGGACGATGCCCGCAACTCATCAGAGAACTCGCAGACATATGTTCAGAAGAGTGCGGAAATCTACTCCCGAATTCTGAGCCGGGCCGACGAACCGGGTTTCCTGCCGTCGCCGACTTACAAGGTGGCCATTCGTTTGAACCTGGCGGTGAACCAGCGCCGGCAGAAGGATTTCACCGCCGCCGAACAGACATTGAATGGTCTCCTCACCGAGAACGCATCCGCTCCGGACATCCAGGCCGAAGCGGCCACGCTTTACCAGGAATGGGGCATTTCGGAGGGAGCCGAGGGGCAGACCAAGGTGTTGATTGCGCTTTCCGGTCGTCGCGCACCGCCAGAAGTGTGGGGCTGGAGCAAGCTGATCCAGCGATTGCAGCGGGAGCCCCCCGCGCGTCGGACAGAGGCGCTGAACCGGCTGCTGATCGACGCCCGGGCCAATCATGCCGCGGCGGCGATCGCCATGGCCGGGCTGGTGGCCGCCCCTCAGGACAAGAAGCACCACCTCGACGTCGCGCGGCACGCGGTCTTCTCATTCATTCGCTCGACTCCCGAGGTCAGCGCAGAAGATTACGACCGCTTCAACCGCCTCTACGCATCGATCCTCAAGGATTCCCAGCAGCCCGTGACGCCCTTGCCTCGCGATCCCGCGAAGCTGGTGCAGCCTGCCACCAGCAGCCCGGTCGCGGCCACCGCGTCAAGCGCCGAGACGGCCAGGCAGACCCCGGCCACGGCGCTGGTACCTCCGGTGAAATCGGGGTCGGCGCTCCTCGTGCCCCTGATCATCGGCGTCGGCCTCGCCGCCGCCGGCGGCATGGTCTTCTACTGGTATAAGCAGCAGTCGGAAAAGCGCCGGCGGCGCCTCGAGAGGCGACGATCGGCCGGAACTTCAAAAAGCCCGGCATAG
- the mqnE gene encoding aminofutalosine synthase MqnE: MSFEAQLADISAKVEAGQRLTAEDGLFLDQQADLLTLGRLANLVRERKNGNVAYYNTNVHLNPTNVCVYRCTFCAFRSDLKSPKSYVFTDDMVRERVLEAKAQGATEIHVVGGLHHQRKFDWYVDVVRVIHETWPQIHIKAWTGVEISWFAHLTKKPYDWILQQMIDAGLGSLPGGGAEIFDESVRSQICEHKADSQSWLDIHRAAHQLGLRSNATMLYGHVEQAKHRIDHLMRLRDLQDETGGFQTFIPLAFHPENTGMAHLPKPTGHMDLRMVALSRLMLDNFDHIKAYWIMLGEQTAQVALRFGADDIDGTVVHELIYHDAGAKTPEGLTVAQIHRLIRETGREPVERDTLYRRVHRTGAEWTVSEAI, encoded by the coding sequence ATGTCGTTTGAAGCTCAACTCGCTGACATCTCCGCCAAAGTCGAAGCCGGCCAGCGGCTCACCGCCGAAGATGGCCTGTTTCTCGATCAGCAGGCCGACCTGCTGACGCTCGGCCGGCTTGCGAATCTCGTTCGTGAGCGGAAGAACGGAAACGTCGCGTATTACAACACGAACGTTCACCTGAACCCCACGAACGTCTGCGTTTACCGCTGCACGTTCTGCGCGTTCCGCTCGGATCTCAAGTCGCCGAAGTCGTACGTCTTCACAGACGACATGGTTCGAGAACGGGTGCTCGAGGCCAAGGCACAGGGGGCGACGGAGATCCATGTCGTCGGGGGACTGCATCACCAGCGGAAGTTCGACTGGTATGTGGACGTCGTCCGCGTGATCCATGAAACGTGGCCGCAGATCCATATCAAGGCGTGGACGGGTGTGGAGATCAGCTGGTTCGCCCACCTCACGAAGAAGCCGTACGATTGGATCCTTCAGCAGATGATCGACGCCGGTCTCGGCAGTCTGCCGGGAGGCGGGGCCGAAATCTTTGATGAATCGGTTCGCAGCCAGATCTGCGAACACAAGGCCGACTCCCAGTCGTGGCTCGACATCCACCGCGCGGCACACCAGCTTGGGCTGCGGTCGAATGCCACGATGCTGTACGGGCATGTCGAGCAGGCAAAGCACCGGATCGATCACCTGATGCGGCTGCGGGACCTGCAGGACGAAACGGGCGGTTTCCAGACGTTCATCCCCCTGGCGTTCCATCCGGAAAATACGGGGATGGCGCATCTTCCCAAGCCGACCGGTCACATGGACCTGCGGATGGTGGCTCTCTCCCGCCTGATGCTCGACAACTTCGACCACATCAAGGCGTACTGGATCATGCTCGGAGAGCAGACGGCCCAGGTGGCGCTCCGCTTCGGCGCTGATGACATTGACGGCACCGTCGTGCACGAGTTGATCTATCACGACGCGGGTGCGAAGACGCCGGAAGGGCTGACCGTGGCGCAGATTCATCGTCTGATTCGCGAGACCGGGCGCGAACCTGTCGAGCGGGACACGCTTTACCGCCGCGTTCACCGGACAGGCGCGGAGTGGACGGTGTCCGAGGCGATTTAG
- a CDS encoding tetratricopeptide repeat protein, with translation MASRSLIATLVVVAVQSPLFAIDLVHRKSSDKTVGGEVTKNTREGVTVTQQVGMKEEMVPAADIAYIEWDAEPGPVKLGRGSSTTGAYDEAIKQYQEAVKAVASSKEGLKVDVQFGLARAMARKAIRSGEELPDAVAAMKAFVNANRENFRYYESELLLGELSLASNDFASARQAYQSAAESSSGEFQRAGKIGVARATLGRGDVAAAKALFGEVAALPTGSPAEESSRLEAILGQALCLLQEKDHAGARKLVDKVIEEAKPQDAAIQAEAYLRQGDLLASDGANPKAAILAYLHVDVIPEFAVQRDMHAEALFQLARLWPAVGEADRGADAANRLKSQYPDSAWNRRLTGK, from the coding sequence ATGGCTTCCCGGTCCCTGATCGCCACGCTCGTTGTAGTCGCCGTTCAGAGCCCTCTCTTCGCGATCGATCTCGTGCATCGCAAGAGTTCCGACAAAACGGTGGGCGGCGAAGTGACGAAGAACACTCGCGAAGGCGTGACCGTTACGCAACAGGTCGGCATGAAGGAGGAAATGGTCCCCGCGGCCGACATCGCGTACATCGAGTGGGATGCGGAGCCCGGTCCGGTAAAGCTCGGGCGCGGCAGCTCGACGACAGGCGCCTACGACGAGGCGATCAAGCAGTACCAGGAGGCGGTGAAGGCCGTCGCATCATCGAAGGAGGGCCTCAAGGTCGACGTCCAGTTCGGATTGGCGCGTGCCATGGCCCGGAAGGCGATTCGCTCGGGAGAAGAGCTGCCGGACGCCGTCGCCGCGATGAAGGCATTTGTGAATGCCAACCGCGAAAACTTCCGGTACTACGAATCGGAGCTGCTGCTGGGAGAGCTGAGTCTCGCCTCGAACGATTTCGCGTCCGCCCGGCAGGCCTATCAGTCGGCCGCCGAATCGTCGTCGGGCGAGTTCCAGCGGGCGGGCAAGATCGGAGTCGCTCGCGCGACGCTCGGTCGTGGCGATGTGGCCGCCGCCAAAGCGCTCTTCGGCGAAGTGGCCGCGCTGCCGACCGGATCGCCTGCGGAAGAGAGCAGCCGGTTGGAGGCGATCCTTGGTCAGGCGCTCTGCCTGCTGCAGGAGAAAGATCACGCCGGAGCGCGCAAGCTCGTCGACAAGGTGATCGAAGAAGCGAAGCCGCAGGATGCGGCGATTCAGGCGGAAGCCTATCTGCGACAGGGGGACCTGCTGGCTTCGGACGGAGCGAATCCGAAGGCGGCCATCCTGGCCTACCTGCATGTCGACGTGATCCCCGAGTTTGCCGTTCAGCGGGACATGCACGCCGAAGCGCTCTTTCAACTGGCCAGGTTGTGGCCGGCCGTCGGTGAAGCGGATCGTGGTGCCGATGCGGCGAACCGCCTCAAGTCGCAGTATCCCGATAGCGCCTGGAATCGTCGGCTGACGGGGAAGTAG
- a CDS encoding glycosyltransferase family protein produces the protein MRIVYGCNSQGQGHLGKAAVLVPLLEARGHDVRVISSGPTPPANYQFSWHQHVTGLVYAIENGHADVGRTLRNWFHSSPALLQSLKSLRRMIQEFQPRLIISDFEPLTASPLLDPPCEVVSVCRQVALLDPAVPTPAPTSIHARLVRTMIRLFTLGADRKHGYHYSPQSHRCVPPVIRPELFSLRPTVGDHVVVYNHSFVMDGEAERLIAWASDRRIPVRAYGFDAFPRGQAGYVRFQPSSRQQMLLDLASSRGVITTAGLTTPAEGFLLGKPVCVVPLPDQWEQQANAVHLEDAGMAIGSDHWDYDRVLEAPTPADDDPGRRWLTTDADTVLDVILGATAVETRQAA, from the coding sequence ATGCGGATTGTTTACGGCTGCAACAGCCAGGGCCAGGGACATCTCGGAAAGGCGGCCGTCCTCGTGCCGCTGCTTGAGGCCCGCGGACACGACGTGCGCGTCATCTCCTCCGGACCGACGCCTCCGGCGAACTATCAATTCTCCTGGCACCAGCACGTGACTGGCCTCGTTTACGCCATCGAGAACGGGCATGCGGACGTCGGCAGGACCCTCCGGAACTGGTTCCATTCCTCTCCCGCGCTGCTCCAGAGCCTGAAGTCGCTCAGGCGGATGATCCAGGAATTCCAGCCGCGACTGATCATCAGCGATTTTGAGCCGCTGACGGCCTCCCCCCTGCTCGACCCGCCGTGCGAGGTCGTTTCCGTCTGCCGGCAGGTCGCCCTCCTCGATCCGGCCGTTCCAACTCCGGCCCCGACATCCATTCACGCCCGGCTCGTCCGCACGATGATCCGGCTGTTTACTCTCGGGGCCGATCGCAAACACGGCTACCACTACTCCCCGCAGTCCCACCGCTGCGTTCCTCCAGTCATCCGGCCCGAACTCTTCTCGTTGCGGCCGACCGTCGGGGACCATGTCGTCGTCTACAACCATTCCTTTGTGATGGACGGCGAGGCCGAGCGCCTGATTGCGTGGGCCAGCGACCGGCGAATTCCCGTTCGCGCCTACGGATTCGACGCGTTTCCACGCGGCCAGGCGGGATATGTCCGCTTTCAGCCATCCAGCCGCCAGCAGATGCTGCTGGACCTCGCCTCCAGCCGGGGCGTCATCACGACAGCCGGGCTGACCACGCCGGCCGAGGGGTTCCTGCTCGGTAAACCGGTCTGCGTCGTCCCGCTGCCCGATCAATGGGAGCAACAGGCCAACGCGGTCCACCTCGAGGATGCCGGCATGGCCATCGGCTCTGATCACTGGGACTATGACCGGGTTCTCGAAGCGCCGACGCCGGCGGACGACGATCCCGGACGACGCTGGCTGACGACCGACGCGGACACCGTGCTGGATGTCATCCTCGGGGCAACCGCCGTCGAAACACGCCAGGCGGCCTGA
- the acpS gene encoding holo-ACP synthase: MIVGIGTDIVEVTRIGEMIERHGELFLQRVFTEGEIFYCQERKLAMQHYAGRWAAKEAVMKTLGTGFSKGVGWRDIEVASQKSGQPIIKLNGGAKEMSTSLGIDEVLISISHCRAYATATAIAFKHRIGSA; the protein is encoded by the coding sequence ATGATTGTCGGGATCGGGACGGATATCGTTGAAGTGACTCGCATTGGCGAGATGATCGAACGCCACGGAGAACTCTTTCTCCAGCGCGTGTTTACCGAAGGCGAAATCTTCTACTGCCAGGAACGCAAACTGGCGATGCAGCACTACGCCGGACGCTGGGCCGCCAAAGAAGCCGTCATGAAAACGCTCGGCACTGGTTTCAGCAAAGGCGTCGGCTGGCGGGACATCGAAGTCGCTTCCCAGAAAAGCGGCCAGCCGATCATTAAGCTGAATGGCGGCGCCAAAGAAATGTCGACCTCCCTCGGGATCGACGAAGTGCTGATCTCGATCTCGCACTGCCGGGCCTACGCAACAGCGACTGCCATCGCATTCAAGCACCGGATCGGATCGGCCTGA